A genomic segment from Phormidium ambiguum IAM M-71 encodes:
- the apcD gene encoding allophycocyanin subunit alpha-B: MSVVSQLILKADDELRYPSTGELTAIKDFFQTGLMRTNIAATLAENEKKIVQEASKQLWQKRPDFIAPGGNAYGQRERALCLRDYGWYLRLVTYGVLAGDKEPIEKIGLIGAREMYNSLGVPVPGMAEAIRCLKKASLALLSEAEAAEATPYFDYLIQGMS, encoded by the coding sequence ATGAGTGTAGTAAGCCAACTTATTCTCAAAGCCGACGACGAACTTCGTTATCCCAGTACCGGGGAACTGACTGCAATCAAAGACTTTTTTCAAACAGGCTTAATGCGGACAAACATCGCCGCTACCCTAGCCGAAAATGAAAAAAAGATTGTTCAAGAAGCCAGCAAACAACTATGGCAGAAACGTCCTGACTTCATTGCGCCCGGTGGCAATGCTTACGGACAACGCGAACGCGCCCTCTGTCTGCGAGACTATGGCTGGTACTTACGCCTAGTTACTTATGGAGTTCTCGCTGGTGACAAAGAACCAATTGAAAAAATTGGTTTAATTGGCGCACGCGAAATGTACAACTCTCTGGGTGTACCCGTTCCCGGTATGGCAGAAGCCATTCGTTGCCTCAAAAAAGCTTCCTTAGCACTTTTGAGCGAAGCAGAAGCTGCTGAAGCTACACCTTACTTTGATTACCTCATTCAGGGGATGTCTTAA
- the rlmD gene encoding 23S rRNA (uracil(1939)-C(5))-methyltransferase RlmD: MVRTGNILLQNTSENWDDLWKQGRLVEVEITDLSDTGDGVGRFGERVVFVPDTVVGDRISVRLLRVKPQYAFGKLQDIIEPSAHRTRPGCIVADKCGGCQWQHIGYEYQLEAKRNLVIQALERIGGISAPPVDAVLAGDSALGYRNKSTYPVGLSSIQKVQAGYFQKGSHQIVNLNQCPVQDARLNPLLSGVKQDIQERGWRIYNEKHHRGQIRHLSLRIGRRTGEMLLTLVVKDWDLPGVEAQAEAWLKRYPQLVGVSLNRNPDRTNAIFGEETRCIAGKSYLQEVFADLEFQIRPDTFFQVNTEVAELLLKEIIGQLNLQGNEVLVDAYSGIGTMSLPLAKLVRQVIGLEVQREAVEQAEANATLNQITNATFQVGEVENLLPQLAVTPDIVLLDPPRKGCDRAVLDSLLQIQPRRIVYVSCKPATLARDLKILCADGYQLVRVQPADFFPQTAHVECAAFLVR, encoded by the coding sequence ATGGTTAGAACTGGAAACATTTTGTTACAAAATACAAGTGAAAATTGGGATGACCTTTGGAAACAGGGGCGGTTGGTGGAGGTTGAGATTACCGATCTTTCGGATACGGGGGATGGGGTAGGGCGTTTTGGTGAGAGGGTGGTGTTTGTACCGGATACGGTGGTGGGCGATCGCATTTCCGTCCGCTTACTCCGCGTTAAGCCACAATACGCCTTTGGCAAGCTGCAAGATATCATTGAGCCTTCTGCCCATCGGACTCGCCCTGGCTGCATTGTGGCGGACAAATGCGGGGGTTGCCAATGGCAGCATATTGGATATGAGTATCAGTTGGAAGCAAAGCGGAATTTGGTGATTCAAGCTTTGGAACGGATTGGCGGGATTTCTGCGCCACCTGTGGATGCTGTTCTGGCGGGGGATTCGGCTTTGGGTTATCGTAATAAATCTACTTATCCTGTGGGTTTGTCGTCTATCCAGAAGGTGCAGGCGGGCTATTTCCAAAAGGGTTCTCATCAGATTGTGAATTTGAATCAATGCCCGGTACAGGATGCTAGGTTAAATCCTTTGCTGAGTGGGGTAAAGCAGGACATTCAAGAGCGGGGTTGGCGAATTTATAACGAAAAACACCATCGGGGGCAAATACGCCATCTGTCGCTGCGGATTGGGCGACGCACGGGGGAAATGTTGCTGACTTTGGTGGTGAAGGATTGGGATTTGCCGGGAGTTGAGGCTCAGGCAGAAGCGTGGTTGAAGCGTTATCCTCAGTTGGTGGGGGTGTCGCTGAATCGGAATCCCGATCGCACAAACGCCATTTTTGGTGAGGAAACTCGTTGTATTGCAGGTAAATCTTATTTACAAGAAGTGTTTGCTGATTTAGAGTTTCAAATTCGCCCAGATACTTTTTTCCAAGTAAATACAGAAGTGGCAGAGTTGCTGTTAAAGGAAATTATTGGGCAACTTAATTTACAAGGAAATGAGGTTTTGGTTGATGCTTATTCTGGCATTGGTACGATGAGTTTACCTCTAGCAAAATTGGTGCGCCAAGTAATTGGTTTGGAGGTGCAACGGGAGGCGGTGGAACAAGCTGAGGCGAATGCTACTTTGAATCAGATTACTAATGCTACTTTTCAAGTGGGAGAGGTAGAGAATTTGTTGCCGCAGTTGGCAGTAACGCCGGATATTGTGTTGTTAGATCCGCCGCGTAAGGGTTGCGATCGCGCGGTGTTAGATTCTCTGTTGCAAATTCAACCGCGTCGGATTGTTTATGTTAGTTGTAAACCTGCGACTTTGGCACGCGATCTGAAAATATTATGCGCTGATGGTTATCAGTTAGTGAGAGTACAACCTGCTGATTTCTTTCCTCAAACTGCTCATGTTGAATGTGCGGCTTTTCTAGTACGGTAA